The genomic window ATTTCTCCTAATTAAGAACTGGTTGGTTCTAACCAAATAAATTTGACCGAAATTCACAATAATTCAAACTAAGctaaaagaaataataaatatatagtcTAGTAGATAATTTCATGATAGAAAAAAATACAATCATTTTCATCAGACAAAGATGGGCATACATGAAAATATATATGACAAGGTTTTGCAAGCATTTCACAAATgatattaaattaaaaacataaaattttaaattttctaagaaactttaagaataaaaaatatagtttatgtaaaaataaatcaattaattaaatttagagCTAAAACATTGAAAAAATGTattaatatcatttttaattttcatgtgtCGATTTTTAGTATCtataaaattaatgattaatCAATGAAAATTTTAGccaatataaaaattattaccatacaaattatgaaaaataaatgaaaaataattaagaaattGTAAAACATTACCAACTTGTAACCTATTTTCCTTGTAAAATTTGTTCGAACCACCATTGATTGTAGTTCGTTTTCGAATATTAGAGTAACTGTATCTAATGAGTTAATCCGCATCTTTATCGTTACTAACCCAAATTTTGTCCCTTCCTTTTAATTCATCTAAGTATTCTCGCAAAAATGAACAGGGTATATGCTGTGTGTTGTAAATACAATTAACTCATCAATCAATTATTACATATAAAAAACATATTTATTATACTTACTAAAATATTCAATAGCTTCTATACTATGTACACcaattaaaaatataacaatatcaATTCAAGATTTGAAACTACAACAGATTAAAGATATAaagtataaaaaataaaacagaaaacatatttttattaatataagacTATGTTATACATAAATAAAATTGAACTCAAACATACAATAATACCTGAAGCTAATAAATTTTGTGTTAGACCGCTAACATCTCGATCAACACCTACATCGtccaatatttaaaataaatcaaaagaacattcaaataaacaaagaaacaagataatagtaaaaaaaattataaaaaacaagaaaactaaaaaagaaagcccatatatataaaaaattcatAGTAACAACAACAAATATAATAGGTGAAAATCTACAATATTTAACCATTagctaaaaaagaaaaagaacctaTAATATATATGGACGTAGTGCTACGTAATGCGCCAACAACATTTCCTACAAAATATCACAAACAACAATGAGAACACCAAAATATACACCATATCTAACATTTAGTTGAGAAATATGTCAAAAAATTTACCCGTAGCACGTGTGTTGAGATCTTTGACTTCGTTTTCTTTTTAAACATTCTTTTCTATATAATCTTGCAGAAGCACATAACTGAGACATTTAAACTTGACTTCTCCCACAAAAACAATAGAAGATAAATACACCACTATGGAATAAAGAATCTTCAAGATGGCACTTGAGTCATTTTTTTTGTGTGAAAGGATACTAACAAATCACTTCAACAAACAAaactatacacatatatataaaaacacacatatatacatatctaTAAATTAAAGCTAGAATAGGAATGAGAGGAATAATCTAAAACCTAAATGTCTAATATTAATATGATCCTAATCtaacaaaaatatatagaaaaaggtGAGTCACAATCCATAGTATCTCAGCTATACCTAATAACACATTATACCTAGTACATAGCTATCTAAAAGAATAACATATAACTCACAATTTCTTGTTTGACAGTGGAAGTAATGGTACACGTTTATCTTGTANNNNNNNNNNNNNNNNNNNNNNNNNNNNNNNNNNNNNNNNNNNNNNNNNNNNNNNNNNNNNNNNNNNNNNNNNNNNNNNNNNNNNNNNNNNNNNNNNNNNNATAGTAACAGTATATATAGATATACTGTTACTATCTATACTAGAACTACATTATCCAAGAAATTATATTGGATTTGATTTATAAGTTAACAATGATATTCTAACTATTTTCTATTTATTGTTATATATTTAGGTTGAATGCTTAATTGATTTATTTGAGAATATTAATGTTCTTTTGATATTGCtgctctttttattttcattctgTTTGTGATTGACTACTCTAATTGATTTGTTGATTgatatatttatgtttttattttttaattttttctttccaTGCATCTGAAATTTTGGGATTTAGTTGTTAATGGTTTACATTGATTTAGTAGGTTCAGTTAGATATTGGTGGGTTATAAGATATTTATATTTCTTATGATAgtgtaaaatattatatttatcgGTCCCTTTTAACCAATTCTCTTATTATCCCATAATATTATAATAGTCAAGTGAGATATGCTAATAGATGTCTTTTCCTATTCAGTTTGTTCCCAATGACTATATTATAGGTGTTTTTGGGTGTGCCTCATATGCATATGCACATATGTTCAAATAGATTAGATGTTAGTGGGTTTTAGGGTATTATATTCTATTACTTTATAATTATTATGATTCTATGAGATTTGTTGGAATGTGTCCTTTCTTATTTAATTGTTGCGCAGAGAAGATAGCATAGGTGTTATTGATTGTGGTAGCTGGATGTGTGTGATAGGTATTAGATGATGTATGCTATGTGATACATATTTTCCCACCCTTTCTTTGaggtattcaaattcaaattcaaatattttggTGATTTGTTAGCTTGTCTATAAAAAGGACTCCTTGGTTGTATGGTTCAATGCACCTCATTCCTTCTCTGAAATCTCTTGTTTCTGGTTTctatttatctttttagttttctCTATCGTGTTTGGTGGTTGAGCCAATGCCTCCTCCATTTGATTCTATCTCTAAGATCCACCCTCCAAGGGAGGCATGGAGACTCAAAGTTAGGGTACTAAGAACTTGGATTGTTCCTTCTTTTGGAAATCATGATGTTGCAAATTCAATGGAAATTGTTCTTGTTGATGGAGATGTGAGTGGTTGTTCAATGTTGGTCTTGGGTTGATTTTATTTATGGTTTTCTTTCATCTTTTGTTGTGTTCGTTGTaactgttttttgttttttaaatttgttgttgtTTTCTTGTGCAGTCTAACAAAATACAAGCAACTGTTAAGAAGCAGCTCATAAATAGGTTTAAAGAGAGTATTATTGAGGGTCAAACATACCGAATGTCATATTTTAGTGTTGTTCCAAACCAAGGCAATTATAGGGCATCAGAACATGAGTTTAAGTTGGTTTTTCTTAACCGTACAACTGTTATTCCTGTCCCTAACGATGCTATCCCAAAGACATGTTTCAGTTTCTGTTCGTTTGATGAGCTCTTGAAAATGACTGAAGATTACGTTTACTTAGTTGGTCGGTGACTTTAAATCTTCTTTATGCCCTTCATTTTTTCCGTTTCAGTTTGTTGCCTTTTTTCTTGGCTGATTTTTTATGGAAGTGTGCACTTTTGAACTATGATTTTATTGATGTTTTTTTTGGATAGATGTTATTGGTTTGCTAACTTCTGTTGGTGAAGAGAAAGAGTATGTGAAAGATGCGAAAGTGATGAAGATGATCGTTCTTGAGTTATCTTCAAAAGAGTTTGTTTTTTTCTGCCTGATGTTGATTGTGTTTTGCatttattaactattatttatgTTAAGCACtggtcttttaattttttattggtgttttatgttgaaTTGTTAATGTGTAACAGTCCAgatcacccgctagcacgatattgtccgctttggcacacaaggcctcacggttttgcctttgacgatagggatgatggccaaagccccccacactcactcgtcaaaacgcgtcatgctagggagaggtatccacacccttataaggcatgcttcgttctcctctccaaccgatgtgggccttacaatccacccccctaagggagcccagcgccctcgctggcacatcgatccctCTCCACCAATTTTCAAGTCATGAATGAACGAAGAGAACAGAGTTACATGGACTCCAACtcaattttttcccttttttttttaattttctccacTAAACCAAACAGTAAGAAATTTTGTTTTCCACCCATTCTGTCTTGTTATACTTTTTTCTACCTCATATTCCTCCAAAACAAACAATGTGCAAAAACAATGagtagaataaattaaaaaaataataaatatattaaattaaattcatattgaGAGAGAAAACACATTGAATCACCATTTAGTCCTACCTCAATTGAAAAAAGAGAGGATTCAACAAATCTAATACTAATATAGAGTGATAAATCTAAAAGAACACAAAAGAAGGGAAAGTCACAAGCTGCCCCCAACTTCCTACACCAAAAAAGTTGACTTGACATATATAGCACCTAGTAATAACACATAAAAAGCAAATTATACTTGGAAATAACAACTGCCCTCTCAATCACGTCAGTCATCACATCAACCATCACAACAAACAACCAAAACCTATAAAAAGTAGTCAACACATGATCTATAATGTAGGGTGAGAAAAACCTAAAATAAATAAGTTACCCCATTGTTTAACTAATATTTTATCTTAcaaaaagtattttttaaaattaaataataagagagaggtattttaaaatttcaaatagaataaacttaaaaattttaacagCTCTATCAAATAAAGCACAAAGTTCTCATTTTGATATTGTTGTGACATTTTCCACCTATTTTCAAGtcatgaatgaatgaagaaaaaaGAGTTACATGGACTCCAactcattttttttccttttttttattttctcccctaaACCAAACAGCAAGAAATTTTGTTTTCCACCCATTCTGTCTTGTTACACTTTCTTCTACCTCATATTCCTCTAAAGCAAACAATGTGCAAAAACAATGAgtagaataaattaaataaacaataaaaatattaaattaaattcatattgaGAGAGAAAACACATTGAGTCACCATTTAGTCCTACCTCAATTGAAaaaagagacatttcaacaaaTCTAATACTAATATAGAGTAATAAATTACCCTACAGCCCACCCATAGCAAACTGAATCCTTTTACCTCATAATAGACCTCTCACACATAGACTATTAACTTCTACCAAATCCATATAACAAGAGTACACAAGTCAATATAGGTATATAGAGTTATTGCATACGAAACAACACACTAAACTAAACCTAAGAATTAGATTCTAGAATTATTTAAAATGTAATTTTACATATATAAGagttagaaaacaaaaagaagagaaatcttATTGGGAATACCAAATATCTTTCTCAATCACATCAATCATGATATCTAAGATAAGACacctataaaaaataaaaaagacatcACTCAgcatggaaaataaaataaaaaataaaatagacaaAACAAAATAAGTATACTGCTATACTTTGGGAAAACCATTTTCTTGAAAAAATTGGAACACATTATAAACAAACCAAATCTCATAAAGCAGTAAACCATAATCACATGAGCATAtcaaaaagaagagaataaagaattatataaaatatacaaAGAGACAAGAAAAAAAAGACATCACTCAgcatggaaaataaaataaaaaaataaaacagacAAAACAAAATAAGTATACTGCTATACTTTGGAAAAACCATTTTCTTGAAAAAATTGGAACACATTATAAACAAACCAAATCTCATAAAGCAGTAAACCATAATCACATGAGCATAtcaaaaagaagagaataaagaattatataaaatatacaaAGAGACAAGAAAAATCCTCTGATCTTGAAGTAACTGAATAAACTTTTCATTCATGTATTAGACCAAAGAGTAATATTAGACCCCCTAACcacaataaacaaaaaaaaacacagtATTAGTAATACAAAGCAATAGTTCAAATAATTAGgaaaaaaaactaaaatcaaCATAGAATTAATTATACTGACTGTGGAAAAAAAAGTAACATGAACATTCGAAATTGTATACCACTCAAATCAAGAACACATATAAAATTGGAACTAAAAGAAAACTCAATTCTTCACATATTCACTTGAATCAATAGCATATATAAAATTAGCACAGTTACACAGTAGCAGATTTATAATAAAATTCAACCATAATGAAACATAGTCAATTTTTTCCAACGACGCGAAATAGTGGAgaccagaaaaagaaaaaaaaacaaccaCAAGAAAAAAACACTACAATCACAAAAATTTCGAAAGTAGAAAAAAGGCATGAACTTCATACTAATAGTAACACCAAAAACACGAATAAGAAAatcaattgaaattaaaatacaaacaaaGTCTGGAAACTCCAACAATCATCAAGACACAATGTGTTTGAATAGTGAGCAAGAATAACACAAGATTCTTTCATTGTATCAAAGTTTGAATAATTTTCCTAAAAATAGATACGAAGAAAAATTATTTAACTTAAGGTGGTGCTAGAAAATATTTTTCTCCGAACCCAGCATCTAATGGATGTCCACCCAATACTTACCACCAATAGAGATTTTGATGACCCATTCAAAATGAAGTTCCTTAGTAACCCACGTAAGCcatacacaatttctataacCAACAACTATAAATATCAATTTTCTACCCAAAAATATCAGTAATCTACCCAAAATTATCAAAGAACATATGGAAAATATGTCACCTTAACCATTTGAGACAACACTACAACCGCGACGATTTGGACCAAAGCAGATGACAGAGACACAAGAGAGAGTATAACAGCCAAGAGAGGAATTCTCTGAGAAGGTGAGCAAGGTTGTAGGCAGTGCAGCGAATCTGTTCGTCCACAAAACAACTCAGTCACAACCAAAAACAAAGACACCAAAATATATACATTAGCATAAAAACACCATACATGATGAAAATGGTAGGCTAACACCATTGACCTTCAAATAATTTTTCTTATCATATCCTTGGTCAACCTCCCAATCCACCAATCAAAGTATTAAAAGATATAAAACACTTAActgatataaaataataaataataaaaaacaaactcacaaaaattccaaagaagTAAAGTAAACACAATTAGAcagtaataaattcaaaataaaattcaaataattCCTTGCAAGACCCATTCTTTCGGCTACCCAAAACTATCCAAGCGGAAAGAACCAAATAcccactaaaaaaataaaaaccacaATCCTAAAAAAAGGAAACCACAGGAGTAACAATTAATGGTCATCTTCATAATCAACAATATAACCAATATAAACATTGaaaaattggtgcacgaaattgtgatgcatatccatggcttcaaaggcctggtgctctgatctagttttattgtctgtcacaacttcgatacaactaaccagcaagtgcactgggtcgtccaagtaataccttacgtgagtaagggtcgaatcccacggagacagaaaaacacacaaacttatagtaaagtccagaaatgtgaatttaacacaaaatctattaaaaacatccctaaaagtaaccatattctactaaaaacatactaaaaacaatgccaaaaagcgtataaattatccgctcataaaAAATCAGCCAACTCAAAACAAGAACTTATAAACCTCTAAACAAGTGGATGCAACACAATATCTTCCCAATGGCCATAACTAACACACACAAACAAATAAAAATCAAGACAAAAATTGCAACTctcaaataaaatcaaaatatcaaaAAGATATAAACATGATACTCACAGTAACACCAAAAACCACACATAATAAACCCTCTCAAATTAGAATACATACAACAAATGGAAGATCAAACAACCACCAAGAAaaatcaccaagcatcttccttatattattattattttcggctgccatctcctcttctgttcgaaaatttctgaaaggttatctctggattgttgtattttagcttctcttaattttctcttcagagtcctttcaggttctggatctgcttccacaagaatgttcttatccttgctcctgctcatatgacaaagaagagggcacagaaaaataataataataatagagatcctttataccacagtatagggatccttgtgtgagtagaagaagagggggagacaaagaatgtaatataatggaagaaacataactgtgaggatggcagagatgtgagatgagatgttaggatatgaatgaataaatagaataagatgggggagggataattttcgaaaattattttgaaaaagagttagtgattttcgaaaatggtttttgaaaattgttagtattttttcgaaattttttttttaaaattaaaaataaaaataattagttaattaaaaagaaattttttaaaaaaaaggaagatattttcgaaaattagagagagagagttagttaggtagttttgaaaaagttaagaaacaaacacaaagtttgttagttagttgaaacaaattttgaaaagataagaagttaggaagttagaaaagatattttgaaaagatattttttttgaaaaagataagataagtagatatttttgaaaagctatgatagaaattagtttttgaaaaagatttgatttttaaaaatcacaattaatgacttgattcataagaaatcacaagatatgattctagaacttaaagtttgaatctttcttaacaagcaagtaacaaacttcaaatttttgaatcaaaacattaattgtttatgttattttcgaaaatttggtataaaaataagaaaaatatttttgaaaaatatttttttaattttcgaaaataactaagaattttgaaaaagatttgatttttgaaaaagattttgaaaaagataagattttcaaattgaaaatttgatttgactcataagaaacaatttgattttaaaaacttttgaaaaagtcaactctaattttcgaatttgatgagagaaaaagggaaagatatttttttgatttttgaaatttttatgaaaacatgaaaattatgcaatgcatgaaatttttagatcaaaataatgaatgcatgcaagaatgctatgaatgtcaagatgaacaccaagaacaccatgaatgtcaagatgaacatcatagacacaattttgaaaaaattttaatgcaaagaaaacatgcaagacaccaaacttagaattctttaatgcttacgcactaagaattcaagaatgcatatgataaacatgaaaagacacaaaacaaaaaatcatcaagatcaaacaagaagacttaccaagaacaacttgaagatcatgaagaacaccatgaatgcatgaaattttcgaaaaaaaaatgcaagatgcacatgaaaTTGACAacaaacttatgacatgactcatgactcaaacaagaaacagaaaaatatttttgatttttatgattttctaattttttttctggtCTCAACCTCGTAAGAatggaacaaaagaaaaacacacTATTAGCGATACAAAGCAACAGTTCAAAccattagaaaaaaaattaaaatcaatacaCAATTAACCACACTGactatgaaaataaaaaataacatgcaCCTTCGAACTTATTTAACACTCAAATCAAGAACATATATAGAATtagcattaaaagaaaatccacTTCTTCACATATTCACTTAAATCAAGAGCATATACAAAATTAGCACAATTACACAATAGCAGatttaaagtaaaattcaaccaATATGACACATAGACAATTTTTTTCAACCACGGAAAATAGTCGAGAGAAAAAAAAACAATCACAAGAAAAGCCAGACAAAAACCACAATCACAACAGAAATTGAAAATCAAAAAAAGACATGAACTTCATACTAATAGTAACACCAAAAAACATGAATATGAAAatcaattgaaattaaaatacaaacaaaaTGTGTAAACTCCAACAATCATCAAGACACAATGTGTTTCAATAGTGACTAAGAATAACACGATATTGTTTCATTGTATCAAAGTTTGAACAATTTTCCTAAAAATAGATATGAAAAAAATGATTTAACTTAACTTGCTGCTAGAAACTATTTTTCTCGGAACCCAGCAGCTAATTAGTGTCCACCCAATACTTAGCAACCAATAGAGATGTTGAAGACCCATTCGAGATGAAGTTCCTCAGTAAGCTACGTAAGCAATACACAACCTCTGTAACCAACAACAGTAAATATCAGTTTTCTACCGAAAAATATCAGTAATCTACCCAAAATTATCAAAGAACACATGGAAAACAAAGACACCAAAACATATACATTAGCATAACAACACTATACGTGATAACAGTGGCAAGACAACAACATTGACCTTCATATGTTTTTTTCTTATCCTATCCCTGTTCAACCTCCCAATCTaccaatcaaaataataaaggaTACAAAACTTTTAActgatataaaataataaataataaaaaatagaccaACAAAAATTCAGAGGAGATAAACTAAACACAATTACACAGTactaaattcaaaataaaattcaaataattTCTTGCAAAACCCATTTTTCTAGCCACCAAAAATTATCTACGCGGAAAGAACCAAataaccaataaaaaaaataaagccaCAATTGTAAAAAATCCAAACCACAGGAGTAACAATTAATGTTCATCTTCATAATCAACGTCATACACAATATAAACATCGAAAATCAGCCAAAGCAAAACAAGAACTTATAAACCTCTAAACAACTGGATGCAACACAATTTTTCCATAACGGCCCTAACTAACACACACAAAAAGAAACAGATACCCAGATAAAAATCAAGACAAAACCCCCGACTCTAAAAAAATCCAAAGACCGAAAAAGACATAAGCTTGATGCTTACAATAACACCAAAAACCAGACACAATAAACCCGTTCAAATTAAGATACATACAAAAAATAGAAGATCAAACAACCATCTTGGAAAAAAGATAAAGTCTAAAGTTAAATTGAGAACGATTTAATATTAATCTAAAAGGAACAAACAGCCAATAAACCAACCACATTTACAACCAACATATAAATTGTCACACACAATGGAATAACACAAGATTCTTACAATAGTGAGCAAGAATAATACAAGATTCTTTCATTGTATCAAAGTTTGAACAATTTTCCTAAAAATAGatatgaaaaaaatttatttaacttAACTTGGTGCTAGAAGCTATTTTTCTTGGAACCCAGCAGCTAATAAGTGTCCACCCAAAACTTAGCCACCAATAGAGATGTTGAAGACCCATTCAAGATAAAATTGCTCAGTAAGCTAGTAAGCAATAGTCCAAATTAGTAGCAAATTAACAAACAGTAGTATTGACATGTACAATATGAAATCAGTAGCAAATAGTCC from Arachis ipaensis cultivar K30076 chromosome B09, Araip1.1, whole genome shotgun sequence includes these protein-coding regions:
- the LOC107616632 gene encoding uncharacterized protein LOC107616632; the encoded protein is MPPPFDSISKIHPPREAWRLKVRVLRTWIVPSFGNHDVANSMEIVLVDGDSNKIQATVKKQLINRFKESIIEGQTYRMSYFSVVPNQGNYRASEHEFKLVFLNRTTVIPVPNDAIPKTCFSFCSFDELLKMTEDYVYLVDVIGLLTSVGEEKEYVKDAKVMKMIVLELSSKEFVFFCLMLIVFCIY